A stretch of the Oceanicola sp. D3 genome encodes the following:
- a CDS encoding DUF4123 domain-containing protein, translated as MAVYVTGVHGTEDGPGDRAILETSETEIDPDTSDLLASLRGPAEDGLNTFLVLDPVRRKAVTGVFDLDGADVPLQSLFEGRAAEEAAETAPYLADLTVAPDEPPSRFTTGFLKAHWGRDTGLLIRSRGSFAEVRRHLRRFTKLRREADGRWFFFRFWDPLVAGRYFRTISESERRAEQWFGRGLIDSFIVEEEAGKTATCFRPAQLPEHANRPLGPVVLKEWELRPFRTNAFDRDVERMARNLKGDFGPELKHYPEGAVARLIRPVLERFTALGFRRKEHLHVIAAWSLFYGPGFIEMDREGELARICAADAPERERFAAMKARMEGFGAPEEVQ; from the coding sequence GTGGCAGTGTACGTGACAGGGGTGCACGGAACGGAGGACGGCCCCGGAGACCGGGCGATTCTTGAAACCTCCGAAACCGAGATCGACCCGGATACCTCAGACCTGTTGGCGAGCCTTCGCGGGCCCGCCGAAGATGGCCTCAACACATTTCTGGTGCTCGACCCGGTGCGCCGCAAAGCGGTGACGGGCGTGTTTGACCTCGACGGCGCAGACGTGCCGCTGCAATCCCTCTTCGAGGGCCGGGCGGCGGAGGAGGCCGCTGAAACGGCGCCCTATCTCGCCGATCTAACCGTTGCCCCGGACGAGCCGCCCTCACGTTTTACCACTGGCTTCCTCAAGGCGCATTGGGGGCGGGACACGGGGCTTCTGATCCGGTCTCGCGGCAGCTTTGCAGAAGTGCGCCGTCATCTGCGACGCTTCACCAAGCTGCGCCGCGAGGCCGACGGCCGCTGGTTTTTCTTTCGGTTCTGGGATCCGCTCGTGGCCGGGCGATACTTCCGGACCATCTCCGAAAGCGAGCGCCGCGCCGAACAGTGGTTTGGCCGGGGGCTGATCGACAGTTTCATTGTTGAGGAGGAGGCTGGAAAGACGGCAACCTGCTTCCGCCCGGCGCAGCTGCCCGAACATGCGAACAGGCCGCTTGGGCCTGTGGTGTTGAAAGAGTGGGAGCTGCGCCCCTTCAGAACAAACGCCTTCGACCGTGACGTGGAGCGCATGGCGCGCAACCTCAAGGGCGACTTTGGCCCGGAGTTGAAGCACTACCCCGAAGGGGCCGTTGCGCGGCTGATCCGCCCGGTGCTGGAGCGCTTCACCGCCCTGGGCTTCCGGCGCAAGGAGCACCTGCATGTGATCGCGGCCTGGAGCCTGTTCTATGGCCCCGGCTTCATCGAGATGGACCGCGAAGGCGAACTGGCGCGGATTTGCGCTGCCGACGCGCCCGAGCGTGAGCGGTTTGCCGCGATGAAAGCCCGGATGGAGGGGTTTGGCGCCCCGGAGGAGGTGCAATGA
- a CDS encoding serine protease translates to MLRRALFAALALALATPAFADSALRRLSLRSEGLGWEAVGRLDLGRGSFCSGALIATDLVLTAAHCLFDREGNRLDPRRITFRAGYRDGQDVAARQGARAVVMAGYAPVSDDVIGQLRTDVALLQLDRPIAAANAAPYALSGNVRTGGTVSVASYGQGREEALSLQRSCGVLGERIGALAFSCDVTFGSSGAPVFEMSSGRPAIVSIISKGAREDGKVLSLGMRVEPAVRQLRADLRAGRGVFPQAGGAQAKRLRVGASSSTGARFIRPGNGPKFVKP, encoded by the coding sequence ATGCTGCGCCGCGCCCTCTTCGCCGCGCTGGCGCTGGCCCTCGCCACGCCTGCCTTCGCCGATAGCGCCCTGCGCCGCCTGTCGCTGCGCTCCGAGGGGCTGGGCTGGGAGGCCGTGGGCCGGCTCGACCTTGGCCGTGGCTCCTTCTGCTCTGGCGCGCTCATCGCCACCGATCTCGTGCTGACAGCGGCCCATTGCCTCTTCGACCGTGAAGGCAACCGGCTCGACCCGCGCCGCATCACTTTCCGCGCGGGCTACCGCGACGGGCAAGACGTGGCCGCCCGCCAGGGCGCGCGCGCCGTGGTGATGGCGGGCTACGCGCCGGTGAGTGATGATGTGATCGGCCAGCTGCGCACCGACGTTGCGCTGCTCCAACTCGATCGCCCAATTGCCGCCGCCAATGCCGCGCCCTATGCGCTCTCCGGCAACGTGCGCACCGGTGGCACCGTTTCGGTTGCCTCCTACGGGCAGGGCCGCGAAGAGGCGCTTTCGCTGCAACGCTCCTGCGGCGTGCTGGGCGAGCGGATCGGCGCGCTGGCCTTCTCCTGCGATGTCACCTTCGGCTCTTCCGGTGCGCCAGTGTTCGAGATGTCCTCGGGCCGTCCCGCGATTGTGTCGATCATTTCCAAGGGCGCGCGCGAAGATGGCAAGGTGCTGTCTCTCGGCATGCGCGTTGAGCCCGCCGTGCGCCAGCTGCGGGCCGATCTGCGGGCCGGGCGCGGCGTGTTCCCTCAAGCCGGGGGCGCACAGGCCAAACGGCTGCGCGTGGGGGCCTCCTCCAGTACCGGCGCGCGCTTCATCCGCCCCGGCAATGGCCCCAAGTTCGTAAAGCCCTGA
- a CDS encoding serine protease has protein sequence MRNAFLSALTGLLALASLPASAQETGLTSLATSDQGRGWEAVGRLEMGRKSFCTGALIAPDLVLTAAHCLYEMDTGARVDVSGVEFRAGWRNGRAEAYRGVRRAVTHPDYVYEGRDQLDRVALDVALLQLDRPIRNIRVTPFDTADAPGAGDSVSVISYAQDRAEAPAYESGCEVMERRGGVLMFTCSVDFGSSGAPIFTIGARGPQVASVVSAKATMQGRPVALGTELEPVLSVLMEQLSSGGGALNPGGTVRFLGGGNSGERREIGARFVKP, from the coding sequence ATGCGCAACGCTTTCCTCTCTGCCCTCACCGGGCTCCTCGCCCTTGCCAGCCTCCCTGCCTCTGCGCAGGAAACCGGCCTGACGAGCCTTGCCACCAGTGACCAGGGGCGCGGCTGGGAAGCCGTCGGGCGGCTGGAAATGGGGCGCAAGAGCTTTTGCACCGGCGCGCTCATCGCGCCTGATCTGGTGCTGACGGCGGCGCATTGCCTTTACGAGATGGATACCGGCGCGCGGGTGGATGTGTCTGGCGTGGAGTTTCGCGCAGGCTGGCGCAACGGGCGGGCAGAGGCCTATCGCGGTGTGCGCCGGGCGGTGACCCATCCGGATTATGTGTATGAAGGGCGCGACCAGCTGGACCGGGTCGCGCTGGACGTTGCGCTGCTGCAGCTCGACAGGCCAATCCGCAACATCCGCGTCACCCCGTTTGACACCGCCGATGCGCCGGGCGCGGGCGATAGCGTCAGCGTTATCTCCTATGCGCAAGACCGGGCCGAAGCGCCCGCCTATGAAAGCGGCTGCGAGGTGATGGAACGGCGCGGCGGTGTGCTGATGTTCACCTGCTCGGTCGATTTCGGCTCTTCGGGCGCGCCAATCTTCACCATCGGCGCACGCGGGCCGCAGGTGGCCTCGGTGGTCTCGGCCAAGGCCACGATGCAGGGCCGCCCGGTGGCGCTGGGCACCGAGCTGGAGCCCGTGCTGAGCGTGCTGATGGAGCAGCTCTCCTCGGGCGGCGGCGCGTTGAACCCGGGCGGCACGGTGCGCTTTCTGGGCGGCGGAAACAGCGGCGAGCGGCGCGAGATTGGCGCCCGCTTCGTGAAGCCGTGA